One window from the genome of Synergistaceae bacterium encodes:
- a CDS encoding sulfurtransferase TusA family protein, whose amino-acid sequence MDKIKIDTKGMDCPMPLIELKKSMEEAEKGQEIEVLFTCPEATVNLPQYCQENEIEVLNYEKEGNKFWRIVVRK is encoded by the coding sequence ATGGATAAGATAAAAATTGATACTAAGGGAATGGATTGTCCAATGCCTCTCATCGAATTAAAAAAGTCTATGGAGGAAGCTGAAAAAGGGCAGGAAATAGAAGTTCTGTTCACTTGCCCGGAAGCGACTGTAAACTTGCCACAATATTGTCAAGAAAATGAAATTGAAGTTCTCAATTATGAGAAAGAGGGCAATAAATTCTGGCGCATAGTGGTTCGTAAATAA